From Triticum urartu cultivar G1812 chromosome 2, Tu2.1, whole genome shotgun sequence, a single genomic window includes:
- the LOC125534198 gene encoding pectinesterase inhibitor 12-like, translated as MRPSQALSLLTLLMILASSTASVLQDTCKRFGGADTYDICIEFFKANRDSATAGKRGLAIIATGIASATAMDTRKRITTLKAGEKDQMIQQVIAYCDNMYSGAVGLFDKAAKGISSGNLGDAVTSLSSALDIPQYCDDEFLKAGVKSPFDAENFEFGVQCAITLDVTKLLKL; from the coding sequence ATGAGGCCATCCCAAGCTCTCTCGCTTCTCACACTCCTCATGATTCTTGCCTCGTCCACTGCTTCCGTCCTACAAGACACGTGCAAGCGCTTCGGCGGCGCTGACACCTACGACATCTGCATCGAGTTCTTCAAGGCCAACAGGGATAGCGCCACTGCGGGCAAGCGCGGCCTCGCCATCATCGCCACTGGGATCGCCAGTGCAACGGCCATGGACACCCGCAAGCGCATCACCACCCTGAAGGCCGGGGAAAAGGATCAGATGATCCAGCAGGTCATCGCCTACTGCGACAATATGTACTCCGGGGCCGTGGGCCTGTTCGACAAGGCTGCCAAGGGCATCTCGTCGGGCAACTTGGGAGACGCGGTGACAAGCCTCAGCTCCGCGTTGGACATCCCCCAATATTGCGATGACGAGTTCCTCAAGGCAGGCGTGAAATCTCCGTTCGACGCCGAGAACTTCGAGTTTGGTGTGCAGTGCGCAATCACTCTAGATGTAACGAAGTTGTTGAAGCTGTAG